The following proteins come from a genomic window of Denitromonas sp.:
- a CDS encoding hydroxyacid-oxoacid transhydrogenase translates to MACCHYYGHQAGGDTAFAVDMSAITYGAGCLAEAGDHARSLGMRRVALFTDERMAALEPVAVVKQSLLAAGLDVVVYDRVKVEPTDGSFLSAARFASEGKFDGFVSVGGGSVIDTCKAANLYSTYPAELIDYVNAPIGNARVVPGPLKPHIACPTTSGTGSECTGIAIFDFVERRVKTGIVSKRLRPNLALIDPTTTYSLPANVVAASGFDVLSHALESFTALPYTRRAPAERPSLRPMSQGANPWSDLGCEKALQMTGQFLERAVRDASDHEARDGMMFAATLAGIAFGNAGVHLPHGMSYAVAGQVKSFCPHGYPQDEPMVPHGMSVIVNAPAVFRFTADACPERHLDAARWLGADVAGATAADAGEIVAQRLIALMQSTGIPNGVGGVGYVPDDVDSLAAGAWAQQRLIKNAPKAVTESDLAGLFRGAMQYW, encoded by the coding sequence ATGGCGTGCTGTCACTATTACGGACACCAGGCGGGGGGCGACACCGCCTTTGCCGTCGACATGTCGGCCATCACCTATGGCGCGGGCTGTCTGGCCGAGGCGGGCGACCATGCGCGCAGCCTCGGCATGCGCCGGGTGGCGCTGTTTACCGATGAGCGCATGGCCGCGCTGGAGCCGGTGGCCGTGGTCAAGCAATCATTGCTGGCGGCGGGGCTGGATGTGGTGGTGTATGACCGGGTCAAGGTCGAGCCCACCGACGGCAGTTTTCTCTCCGCGGCGCGCTTTGCCAGCGAGGGCAAGTTCGACGGCTTTGTGTCGGTGGGTGGCGGTTCGGTGATCGACACCTGCAAGGCGGCCAACCTCTACAGCACCTACCCGGCCGAACTCATCGACTATGTGAACGCGCCCATCGGCAACGCCAGGGTGGTGCCCGGCCCGCTCAAGCCGCATATCGCCTGCCCGACCACCAGCGGCACCGGCTCTGAATGCACCGGCATCGCCATCTTCGATTTCGTCGAGCGACGGGTCAAAACCGGCATCGTCTCCAAGCGTCTGCGGCCCAACCTTGCGCTGATCGACCCGACCACCACCTATTCACTGCCGGCCAATGTGGTCGCTGCCTCCGGCTTCGACGTGCTCTCCCATGCGCTCGAATCCTTCACCGCCTTGCCCTACACCCGCCGCGCGCCGGCCGAGCGCCCCTCGCTGCGGCCAATGAGCCAGGGCGCCAATCCGTGGAGCGACCTCGGCTGTGAAAAAGCTTTGCAGATGACCGGCCAGTTCCTGGAGCGCGCGGTGCGCGACGCGAGCGACCACGAAGCCCGCGACGGCATGATGTTCGCCGCCACCCTGGCCGGTATCGCCTTTGGCAACGCCGGCGTGCATCTGCCGCACGGCATGTCCTATGCCGTGGCGGGGCAGGTCAAGAGCTTTTGCCCGCACGGTTACCCGCAGGACGAGCCGATGGTGCCGCATGGCATGTCGGTCATCGTCAATGCGCCAGCCGTGTTCCGTTTTACCGCCGATGCCTGCCCCGAGCGGCATCTGGACGCCGCGCGCTGGCTCGGCGCCGATGTGGCCGGCGCCACCGCCGCCGATGCCGGCGAGATCGTTGCGCAGCGGCTGATCGCGCTCATGCAATCGACCGGCATCCCGAATGGCGTCGGTGGTGTGGGCTATGTGCCCGACGATGTGGATTCGCTCGCCGCCGGCGCCTGGGCGCAGCAGCGGCTGATCAAGAATGCGCCCAAGGCCGTCACCGAAAGCGATCTGGCGGGCCTGTTTCGGGGGGCGATGCAGTATTGGTGA
- a CDS encoding lytic transglycosylase domain-containing protein, with amino-acid sequence MPTERFARNLGAMFVLLFAGTTPAHSGDNPYRLQTPSAAYQLQPRADWRLPQAAEHNPATRARPFSDDIADAARAAGIEPELLHAVVKIESGYNAAAISPKGAQGLAQVMPATAAQFQRPGAAGSLTAGANYLRHLLDRFDGDLTLALAAYNAGPGAVERHGGVPPYPETQAYVPRVMAEYQSLRAERRRLPSPWQQGSAWQDRAKAQPGS; translated from the coding sequence ATGCCTACTGAACGCTTCGCCCGAAACCTGGGCGCAATGTTCGTACTGCTCTTCGCCGGCACCACACCCGCTCACAGCGGCGACAACCCTTACCGACTGCAAACCCCAAGCGCCGCGTATCAGCTGCAACCGCGCGCCGACTGGCGCCTGCCGCAGGCCGCAGAACACAACCCCGCCACCCGCGCCCGCCCCTTCTCGGACGACATCGCCGATGCCGCCCGCGCCGCCGGCATCGAGCCCGAGCTGCTGCATGCGGTGGTCAAGATCGAGTCTGGCTACAACGCCGCTGCCATCTCACCCAAAGGCGCGCAAGGCCTCGCGCAGGTCATGCCGGCCACGGCGGCGCAGTTTCAGCGCCCCGGCGCCGCCGGCTCGCTCACCGCCGGCGCCAACTACCTGCGCCACCTGCTCGACCGCTTCGATGGCGACCTCACCCTGGCGCTGGCCGCCTACAACGCCGGCCCCGGCGCCGTCGAGCGCCACGGCGGCGTACCGCCCTACCCCGAAACCCAGGCCTATGTGCCGCGCGTCATGGCCGAGTACCAGTCGCTACGCGCCGAACGCCGCCGCCTGCCAAGCCCGTGGCAACAAGGCAGCGCCTGGCAAGATCGCGCCAAAGCACAGCCCGGCTCATAG
- the ubiA gene encoding 4-hydroxybenzoate octaprenyltransferase, producing the protein MRLSERLRIYERLMRLDKPIGILLLLWPTLWGVWFAGMGHPSAFIVWIFVLGTVLMRSAGCVINDYADRNFDGHVERTRHRPLATGEIKPAEALALAAALAALAFMLILPLHPLVRWLSIPAVFLAASYPFTKRFLSIPQAYLGVAFGFGIPMAFAAIQFSVPAEAWVLLVANVFWAIAYDTEYAMVDRPDDLKIGLKTSAITFGRFDVAAVMVCYALFLALMAWVGMEMGRGVFYVLGLLAAAAIIVYHFTLIRGRDRDRCFRAFLHNNWVGLVVFTGLVLDYWIKPMG; encoded by the coding sequence ATGAGGCTTTCCGAACGCCTGCGTATTTACGAGCGGCTGATGCGGCTCGACAAGCCGATCGGCATCTTGCTGTTGCTGTGGCCGACGCTGTGGGGCGTGTGGTTTGCCGGCATGGGCCATCCCTCGGCCTTTATCGTGTGGATCTTCGTGCTCGGCACAGTGCTGATGCGCTCGGCCGGCTGTGTCATCAACGACTACGCCGACCGCAATTTCGACGGACATGTCGAGCGCACCCGCCACCGGCCGCTGGCCACCGGCGAGATCAAGCCCGCCGAGGCGCTGGCCCTGGCCGCCGCGCTGGCGGCGCTGGCGTTCATGCTGATCCTGCCCCTGCATCCGCTGGTGCGCTGGCTGTCGATTCCCGCCGTGTTCCTGGCCGCCAGCTACCCCTTCACCAAGCGTTTCCTGTCGATCCCGCAGGCCTACCTCGGCGTGGCCTTCGGCTTCGGCATCCCGATGGCCTTTGCCGCCATCCAGTTCTCGGTCCCGGCCGAGGCCTGGGTGCTGCTGGTGGCCAATGTGTTCTGGGCGATTGCCTACGACACCGAGTACGCCATGGTGGACCGCCCGGACGACCTGAAGATCGGCCTCAAGACCTCGGCCATCACCTTCGGGCGCTTCGACGTGGCGGCGGTCATGGTGTGCTACGCGCTGTTCCTGGCCTTGATGGCCTGGGTGGGCATGGAGATGGGGCGGGGCGTGTTCTATGTGCTCGGCCTGCTCGCTGCGGCGGCGATCATCGTCTATCACTTCACCTTGATCCGCGGCCGCGACCGCGACCGCTGCTTCCGCGCCTTCCTGCACAACAACTGGGTCGGCCTGGTGGTGTTCACCGGGCTGGTGCTGGACTACTGGATCAAGCCGATGGGCTGA
- a CDS encoding chorismate--pyruvate lyase family protein encodes MTQILRTRPTRDDWLAHPPRATVRPQLRPWLLDPGSLTARIRARCSHFEVRVIRQAPMRPHPDEAELLGLRASDRAWLREVLLLADGVPVVYARSVLPRHNLRGAWRLFHGIGSRPLGAALFSDPRIVRQPLRCTRLDTRDARYHRAMHLMSGQLRLPASLWARRSLFRLRGRALLVSEVFLPTILNLAP; translated from the coding sequence ATGACCCAGATCCTCCGAACCCGCCCGACCCGTGACGACTGGCTCGCGCATCCGCCGCGGGCCACGGTGCGTCCGCAGCTGCGCCCGTGGTTGCTCGATCCGGGTTCGCTCACCGCGCGCATTCGCGCCCGTTGCTCGCACTTCGAGGTGCGCGTGATCCGGCAGGCGCCGATGCGCCCACATCCGGACGAGGCCGAGCTGCTCGGCCTGCGCGCCAGCGACCGCGCCTGGCTGCGCGAAGTGCTGCTGCTGGCCGACGGGGTGCCGGTGGTGTATGCCCGTTCGGTGCTGCCGCGGCACAACCTGCGCGGCGCCTGGAGACTGTTTCATGGCATCGGCAGCCGGCCGCTGGGCGCAGCGCTGTTTTCCGATCCGCGCATCGTTCGTCAGCCGCTGCGTTGCACCCGGCTCGACACCCGCGATGCGCGTTATCATCGGGCCATGCATTTGATGAGCGGTCAGCTTCGCCTGCCGGCCAGCCTGTGGGCGCGCCGCTCCCTGTTCCGCCTGCGCGGTCGCGCCTTGCTGGTCAGCGAGGTGTTTCTGCCAACCATATTGAATCTCGCCCCATGA
- the dacB gene encoding D-alanyl-D-alanine carboxypeptidase/D-alanyl-D-alanine-endopeptidase has translation MSHAFRAHRPLIRRIALVAALLVLAPLGAHAAGFPQDLRKALQAIDVPLDAVGIWVAPVDTGKPSLSHNPDVPMNPASVMKLVTTFATLDRLGPAYFWTTRLATDGAVRGNTLDGNLYLVGGGDPVFTHADLWKLLRQLRTLGIERINGDIVLDDTALRLPPHDPERFDGQPLRPYNAGPSGLMISFNALRLTFVPEPEPDTPEAATQVASLGNPPQAAAPVRRPPRVLLDPPVAGFTLETALSAEPGRCAARWYKALDAQPTRTPRGEGLNVSGPWRDDCGIKDWFVSPLSPERFAEAVVGGLWHEMGGRLGGRVLHGQLRGRADTLFVHTSRPLADVVRDMNKWSNNVIARQLLATLGASDRDAPDMVQGGARLARLQLAAAGVDLTGFEIENGSGLSRTARITAKGLGQMLQQAWERPFMPEFMSSMAVAGIDGTARKRLRNSGARGTAHIKTGTLNEVRAMAGYVVDQHGRRHAVVMMVNHPNAGASHAAQDVLLEWVWEGH, from the coding sequence ATGTCTCATGCTTTTCGCGCCCACCGCCCGCTGATCCGCCGGATCGCGCTCGTGGCTGCGCTGCTGGTGCTGGCCCCGCTCGGCGCGCATGCCGCGGGCTTCCCGCAAGACCTCCGCAAGGCCCTGCAGGCCATCGATGTGCCGCTCGACGCGGTGGGCATCTGGGTGGCGCCGGTCGACACCGGCAAGCCCAGCCTCAGCCACAACCCCGATGTGCCGATGAACCCGGCATCGGTCATGAAGCTGGTGACCACCTTCGCCACGCTCGACCGGCTCGGTCCGGCCTACTTCTGGACCACCCGCCTGGCCACCGACGGCGCGGTGCGCGGCAACACGCTCGACGGCAACCTCTATCTGGTGGGTGGCGGCGACCCGGTGTTCACTCATGCCGACCTGTGGAAGCTGCTGCGCCAGCTGCGCACCCTGGGCATCGAGCGCATCAATGGCGACATCGTGCTCGACGACACCGCGCTGCGCCTGCCGCCGCACGACCCTGAGCGCTTCGACGGCCAGCCGCTGCGCCCTTACAACGCCGGCCCCAGCGGCTTGATGATCAGCTTCAACGCCTTGCGCCTGACCTTTGTGCCGGAGCCCGAGCCCGACACGCCCGAAGCGGCCACGCAGGTCGCCTCGCTGGGCAATCCGCCGCAGGCTGCGGCCCCCGTGCGCCGCCCGCCGCGGGTGCTGCTCGACCCGCCCGTGGCCGGCTTTACCCTGGAGACGGCCCTGAGCGCCGAGCCCGGCCGTTGCGCGGCGCGCTGGTACAAGGCGCTCGACGCACAACCGACCCGCACGCCCAGGGGCGAGGGCCTGAACGTGAGCGGTCCGTGGCGGGACGATTGCGGCATCAAGGACTGGTTCGTCTCGCCGCTGTCGCCCGAGCGCTTTGCCGAAGCGGTGGTGGGCGGCCTGTGGCACGAGATGGGCGGCCGGCTGGGCGGCCGGGTGCTGCACGGGCAGCTACGCGGCCGCGCCGACACGCTCTTCGTGCACACCTCGCGACCGCTGGCCGATGTGGTGCGCGACATGAACAAGTGGTCAAACAATGTCATCGCCCGTCAGCTGCTGGCCACGCTTGGCGCCAGCGACCGCGACGCGCCCGACATGGTGCAGGGCGGCGCCCGCCTGGCCCGCCTGCAACTGGCCGCCGCCGGGGTGGACCTGACCGGCTTCGAGATCGAGAACGGCTCGGGCCTGTCGCGCACGGCACGCATCACCGCCAAGGGCCTGGGGCAGATGCTGCAGCAAGCCTGGGAGCGGCCGTTCATGCCCGAATTCATGAGCTCGATGGCCGTGGCCGGCATTGACGGCACGGCCCGCAAGCGCCTGCGCAACAGCGGCGCGCGCGGCACCGCGCACATCAAGACCGGCACCCTCAACGAAGTGCGCGCCATGGCCGGCTACGTGGTCGACCAGCACGGCCGCCGCCATGCCGTGGTGATGATGGTGAACCACCCCAACGCCGGCGCCAGCCATGCGGCGCAGGACGTGCTATTGGAGTGGGTGTGGGAGGGGCATTGA
- the ubiD gene encoding 4-hydroxy-3-polyprenylbenzoate decarboxylase: MRYKDLRDFIDQLEARGELKRITVPVDTHLEMTEIADRVLRAGGPALLFEKPTTRGVPQAMPVLANLFGTPERVALGMGVEGDWKQQLREVGRLLAFLKEPEPPKGLRDAWEKLPMFRQVLNMAPKEVRSAPCQEVVWEGDAVDLARLPIQHCWPGDAAPLITWGLVVTRGPSQKRQNLGIYRQQVIGPNKVIMRWLAHRGGALDFRDHQKANPGQPFPVAVVLGCDPATILGAVTPVPDSLSEYQFAGLLRGAKTELVKCKGSDLQVPASSEIVLEGVIHPGETALEGPYGDHTGYYNEQAPFPVFTIERITMRREPIYHSTYTGKPPDEPAMLGVALNEVFVPLLQRQFPEIVDFYLPPEGCSYRLAVVSIKKAYPGHAKRVMFGIWSFLRQFMYTKFIIVVDDDVDTRDWKEVIWAMTTRIDATRDTVLVDNTPIDYLDFASPESGLGSKMGLDATNKWPGETHREWGRPIVMDAAVKTRVDELWGQLGL; encoded by the coding sequence ATGCGTTACAAGGATCTGCGCGACTTCATCGACCAACTCGAGGCGCGCGGCGAACTCAAGCGAATCACCGTGCCGGTCGATACGCACCTGGAAATGACCGAGATCGCTGACCGCGTGCTGCGCGCTGGCGGCCCGGCGCTGCTGTTCGAGAAGCCCACCACCCGTGGTGTGCCGCAGGCCATGCCGGTGCTCGCCAACCTGTTTGGCACCCCCGAGCGCGTGGCGCTGGGCATGGGGGTGGAGGGCGACTGGAAGCAGCAGCTGCGCGAGGTCGGCCGGCTGCTCGCCTTCCTCAAGGAACCCGAGCCGCCCAAGGGCCTGCGCGATGCCTGGGAGAAGCTGCCGATGTTCCGCCAGGTGCTCAACATGGCGCCAAAGGAAGTGCGTTCGGCGCCCTGCCAGGAGGTGGTGTGGGAGGGCGATGCGGTCGATCTGGCCCGCCTGCCGATCCAGCATTGCTGGCCGGGCGACGCGGCGCCCTTGATCACCTGGGGGCTGGTGGTGACGCGCGGGCCGAGCCAGAAGCGGCAGAACCTGGGCATCTACCGCCAGCAGGTGATCGGACCCAACAAGGTCATCATGCGCTGGCTGGCGCATCGCGGGGGCGCGCTGGATTTTCGCGATCACCAGAAGGCCAACCCGGGCCAGCCCTTTCCGGTGGCGGTGGTGCTCGGCTGCGACCCGGCCACCATCCTCGGCGCGGTCACCCCGGTGCCCGATTCGCTCTCCGAATACCAGTTCGCCGGCCTGCTGCGCGGCGCCAAGACCGAGCTGGTCAAGTGCAAGGGCTCGGATCTGCAAGTGCCGGCGTCAAGCGAGATCGTGCTCGAAGGCGTCATCCACCCCGGCGAGACCGCCCTGGAAGGCCCCTACGGCGACCACACCGGCTACTACAACGAGCAGGCGCCGTTCCCGGTGTTTACCATCGAGCGCATCACCATGCGCCGCGAGCCGATCTATCACAGCACCTACACCGGCAAGCCGCCCGACGAGCCGGCCATGCTCGGCGTGGCGCTCAACGAAGTCTTCGTGCCGCTGCTGCAGCGGCAGTTTCCGGAGATCGTCGATTTCTACCTGCCGCCGGAGGGTTGCTCCTACCGGCTGGCGGTGGTCAGCATCAAGAAGGCCTATCCCGGCCACGCCAAGCGCGTGATGTTCGGCATCTGGAGCTTCCTGCGCCAGTTCATGTACACCAAGTTCATTATCGTGGTGGACGACGATGTGGACACCCGTGACTGGAAGGAAGTGATCTGGGCCATGACCACCCGCATCGACGCCACGCGCGACACCGTGCTGGTCGACAACACCCCCATCGACTACCTCGACTTCGCCAGCCCCGAGTCCGGGCTGGGCTCCAAGATGGGCCTCGACGCCACCAACAAGTGGCCGGGCGAGACGCACCGCGAATGGGGCCGGCCGATCGTCATGGACGCGGCGGTCAAGACGCGGGTCGATGAATTGTGGGGCCAGCTCGGACTGTAG
- a CDS encoding undecaprenyl-phosphate glucose phosphotransferase has product MHKTILVPMLASLEKSSLRHRSGISFSSTIETFLDPAVAIISLFLVALAHGERIDAPYVIVALIVFSLMFPGTLFLHERFRRMLRKTVVNWLIVAAILVVFGRASGYIEVFPEPVVQIWLGLTPLALVAAHSVARWAVPGILAMEGYTRTAVIAGCNETGVRLAGNFAGNRYIGVRFLGYFDDRGRDRLDGIGDAPLLGNLQQLADFVKHHHVDHIYLALPMASQPRILNVLDTIKDTTASVFFVPDIFVTDLIQGQVDHVGGMPVVAVCETPFTGFSGMVKRASDMLLAALILVLISPVLAAVAIGVKRSSPGPIIFKQRRYGLDGKEIVVYKFRSMTTCDDGAVVRQASKGDQRITRFGAFIRRTSLDELPQFINVLQGRMSIVGPRPHAVAHNETYRKLIKGYMVRHKVKPGITGWAQVNGYRGETDTVEKMEKRIEYDLEYLRNWSLGMDLWIIVKTVVLVFRDRHAY; this is encoded by the coding sequence TTGCACAAAACCATTCTCGTCCCGATGCTTGCCAGCCTTGAAAAGTCCAGCCTGCGCCATCGAAGCGGCATCTCGTTCTCCAGCACGATCGAGACCTTCCTCGACCCCGCCGTGGCCATCATCAGCCTGTTCCTCGTTGCGCTCGCCCATGGCGAACGCATCGACGCGCCGTATGTCATTGTTGCGCTGATCGTTTTCTCGCTGATGTTCCCCGGCACGCTCTTCTTGCACGAGCGCTTCCGGCGCATGTTGCGCAAGACCGTCGTTAACTGGCTGATCGTGGCGGCCATCCTGGTGGTGTTCGGGCGGGCCAGCGGGTATATCGAGGTTTTTCCGGAGCCGGTCGTCCAGATCTGGCTGGGGCTGACCCCGCTGGCGCTGGTCGCCGCGCACTCGGTGGCCCGCTGGGCCGTGCCGGGCATTCTGGCGATGGAAGGTTACACCCGCACGGCGGTCATTGCCGGCTGCAACGAAACCGGCGTGCGCCTGGCCGGCAACTTTGCCGGAAACCGCTACATCGGCGTGCGCTTCCTGGGGTATTTCGACGACCGCGGCCGTGACCGCCTCGACGGCATCGGCGACGCGCCACTGCTGGGCAACCTGCAGCAGCTGGCCGACTTCGTGAAGCACCACCATGTCGACCACATCTACCTGGCCCTGCCAATGGCCAGCCAGCCGCGCATTCTCAACGTGCTCGACACCATCAAGGACACCACCGCGTCGGTGTTCTTCGTGCCCGACATCTTCGTGACCGACCTCATCCAGGGGCAGGTGGACCACGTCGGCGGCATGCCCGTGGTGGCAGTGTGCGAGACGCCCTTCACCGGCTTCAGCGGCATGGTCAAACGCGCCTCCGACATGCTGCTGGCGGCGCTGATCCTGGTGCTGATCTCGCCGGTGCTGGCCGCGGTGGCGATTGGCGTGAAGCGCTCCTCGCCCGGCCCGATCATCTTCAAGCAGCGCCGCTACGGTCTCGACGGCAAGGAGATCGTGGTCTACAAGTTCCGCTCGATGACCACCTGCGACGACGGCGCGGTGGTCAGGCAGGCATCGAAAGGCGACCAGCGCATCACCCGCTTCGGCGCCTTCATCCGCCGCACCTCGCTCGACGAGCTGCCGCAGTTCATCAACGTGCTGCAGGGGCGCATGAGCATCGTCGGCCCCCGCCCCCACGCCGTGGCCCACAACGAAACCTACCGCAAGCTGATCAAGGGCTACATGGTGCGGCACAAGGTCAAGCCGGGCATCACCGGCTGGGCGCAGGTCAACGGCTACCGCGGCGAGACCGACACCGTCGAGAAAATGGAAAAGCGCATCGAGTACGATCTGGAGTACCTGCGCAACTGGTCGCTCGGCATGGATCTGTGGATCATCGTCAAGACCGTGGTGCTGGTCTTCCGCGACCGCCATGCCTACTGA
- a CDS encoding PEPxxWA-CTERM sorting domain-containing protein — translation MLKNTLASAAVALAAGSAQAITIEFDYSYDTGTFFTGAHRSVMDAVATEFGNRLTDSLAAITVGGINQFQPEVGLITGASSTLAPNQSIPADTLRIFVGARPLAGNTLGIGGTGYAAGGTTAFMSGLANRGQALPQGSDYGPFGGAMVFDSGANWYVDDDISTVESFSSFDFYSVVIHELGHVLGIGISAPWTNQRSGLSFTGAAAVASYGGPVPLDDEGHLLKSIDSTFVGALQEPALTPSITAGQRKYFTDLDWALLSDVGWQVAAVPEPETWAMMLAGLGLLGWRLRRRNA, via the coding sequence ATGCTCAAAAATACGCTGGCATCGGCCGCCGTGGCCCTCGCGGCCGGTTCTGCCCAGGCCATCACCATCGAATTCGACTACAGCTACGACACCGGCACCTTCTTTACCGGCGCGCACCGATCGGTGATGGACGCCGTGGCCACCGAGTTCGGGAACCGGCTCACCGACTCCCTGGCGGCCATCACCGTGGGCGGCATCAACCAGTTCCAGCCCGAGGTCGGCCTGATCACCGGCGCAAGCTCGACGCTCGCCCCCAACCAGTCGATTCCCGCAGACACCCTGCGCATCTTCGTCGGAGCCCGCCCCCTGGCCGGCAACACGCTGGGCATCGGCGGCACCGGATACGCCGCCGGGGGTACCACTGCATTCATGAGCGGGCTCGCCAACCGGGGCCAGGCCCTGCCACAAGGCAGCGACTACGGCCCCTTCGGCGGCGCCATGGTGTTCGACAGTGGCGCCAACTGGTACGTCGATGACGACATCAGCACGGTCGAGTCCTTCAGCAGCTTCGATTTCTACTCGGTGGTCATCCACGAGCTGGGGCATGTTCTCGGCATCGGCATCTCGGCCCCCTGGACCAACCAGCGCAGCGGCCTGAGCTTTACCGGCGCCGCTGCCGTGGCCAGCTACGGCGGCCCGGTGCCGCTCGATGACGAGGGCCACCTGCTCAAGAGCATCGACTCCACCTTCGTGGGTGCCCTGCAGGAACCCGCGCTGACCCCCTCGATTACCGCCGGCCAGCGCAAGTACTTCACCGACCTCGACTGGGCGCTGCTCTCGGATGTCGGCTGGCAGGTAGCCGCCGTGCCCGAGCCGGAAACCTGGGCCATGATGCTGGCCGGCCTCGGCCTGCTCGGCTGGCGGCTGCGCCGGCGCAACGCTTGA